The following proteins come from a genomic window of Myroides odoratus DSM 2801:
- a CDS encoding pyruvate dehydrogenase complex E1 component subunit beta, translating into MRTIQFREAVCEAMSEEMRRDETIYLIGEEVAEYNGAYKASKGMLDEFGPKRVIDAPIAELGFAGIGVGSAMNGNRPIVEFMTFNFSLVGIDQIINNAAKMRQMSGGQFNIPIVFRGPTASAGQLGATHSQAFENWYANVPGLKVVVPSNPYDAKGLLKSAIRDNDPVIFMESEQMYGDKGEVPEGEYTIPLGVADIKKAGKDVTIVSFGKIIKEALKAAEELEKEGISCEVIDLRTVRPLDQEAILTSVKKTNRLVILEEAWPFGSISSEITYLVQEQAFDHLDAPIQRITTADTPAPYSPVLLEQWLPNANDVIKAVKKVLYR; encoded by the coding sequence ATGAGAACGATTCAATTTAGAGAGGCCGTATGTGAAGCTATGAGCGAAGAAATGCGTCGCGATGAAACCATATATTTAATTGGAGAAGAAGTAGCGGAATATAATGGTGCTTATAAAGCTTCAAAAGGTATGTTGGACGAATTCGGTCCTAAACGCGTAATTGACGCTCCTATTGCAGAACTTGGTTTTGCTGGAATTGGTGTTGGTTCTGCTATGAATGGAAACCGTCCAATTGTTGAATTCATGACATTCAACTTCTCTTTAGTAGGAATCGACCAAATCATAAATAACGCAGCTAAAATGCGTCAGATGTCAGGTGGTCAATTCAACATTCCAATTGTATTTCGTGGACCAACTGCTTCTGCAGGGCAATTAGGAGCTACACACTCTCAAGCTTTTGAAAATTGGTATGCAAACGTACCTGGATTAAAAGTTGTGGTACCCTCTAATCCTTATGATGCAAAAGGTTTATTGAAATCTGCTATTCGCGATAATGATCCTGTGATTTTCATGGAATCAGAGCAAATGTATGGAGACAAAGGAGAAGTGCCTGAGGGAGAATATACTATTCCATTAGGAGTAGCGGATATCAAAAAAGCAGGTAAAGATGTAACGATTGTTTCTTTTGGTAAAATCATCAAAGAAGCATTGAAAGCTGCTGAAGAATTAGAGAAAGAAGGTATCTCTTGTGAAGTAATTGACTTGAGAACTGTACGTCCATTAGATCAAGAAGCAATTTTAACTTCTGTAAAGAAAACAAATCGCTTAGTAATCTTAGAAGAGGCTTGGCCATTTGGAAGTATCTCTTCAGAAATCACGTATTTAGTTCAAGAACAAGCATTTGATCATTTAGATGCTCCGATTCAAAGAATTACAACGGCAGATACACCTGCCCCTTATTCACCAGTTTTACTTGAACAATGGTTGCCAAATGCAAACGATGTAATCAAGGCAGTGAAAAAAGTACTATACAGATAA